Below is a genomic region from Sphaeramia orbicularis chromosome 6, fSphaOr1.1, whole genome shotgun sequence.
AACTGGGGAAAAACATCCTGTGATTTTAATGAACACTATTATGGGTGCACCATGCATTTACTCAgattaagaagaaaaaataaatatgtgctgtataaataaaataaccTGTATTTTTCAAGTTTTCTCATCCATACCTTTCAGTTTTCATCTGTATCTAAACCTGTTTATTGTGACGTCCTTGCTACATCTACTTAAACTCTCCCTGTTGAACATGATCCCCTCTGTGCATGAACACACAGTGGATCCCTGACAACTTAAACCTGCCGTCCTCTTTAGTTATAGTCAGAATAAACCGACACAGACCTGTGTTTGGACTCAGAGAGAACATACGTGCTCGGTCTAAACCCTGAGGTAAGGGACAATGTAACTCTTCCACAAAATATTTCACTGCGACAACCATATAGGCTCCATGGGTGACCACGAGGGCATGGACCAGGACACCCCTAACCCCATCATCCGCGTTTCCTCCACAGGAATTGTTTCTCTTGAAGTTTCATCTTCCCCGTTATCATCCCAGTGTTCTTCCCCAATCTGCTGGAGCATTTTCTCCATGAACTCTTTGACCCGCTCCTTCACCTGAACAGAGCAAAAATAACTTAAATGGCACCTTGTTTTTCTTGATCACCTGCATGAAAGTTAATCAGAAACACTAAACCTGATGCAACAACCTGTTAGTGTTTTGTAAAACTAGGGGAGAGGCTTCTATAGCTGGTGCTGATTGGGGCGCCTGCTTCTTACGTCAAATCTATCTTTGTATATGTGCATCATCACCCCTACCACGACGTGCTGGTCACGTACTGGGATGGACTTAAGTTAACGTCCAAGCCAAGAACTAATGGATGAAGCCTGATGGAGTATCTTTTAAATAGAACATCCTTCCTTCCGACGCCCCCACACACACTCCCCCTGTCCTCCCACAGCTCTTACACAAATAACACAAACCTAAGCAGTGACTTTTAATCAGGGCCAGTGACGAACATTGTGCAGTTGTTGGGTCATGTACTTTGATCCCCTGATTCTTAACAAGGGCTCTGACAAATACATAAGAAGTGCAAGCATGTGGATGCAAAGGGGCCCTGACTTTACCACATTATATTTGACAGTCAGGCAGTAAATAAGAGAGTGGATTTTCTGCCCCTAGTGGTGGTATGTATTCATTGCTTTAGGACAATGAATAAGTGGAATTTTGTTGGCTCTGCTGTGTTTAAACCAAGCAATTGTGGAAGGACAAGGAAATAATCCATGGCcgaagtcatttttttttaaatggtttcgGAAATTTCTGGAATTAAATGTGACAAAGAAAGAGTTTGTAGTGATTTTAGATATTCCTAGtccttttaaattaaaaattaatggTCAGTCAGTGGAATTGTAGAAGTACTTGTGCCAAACTATACAATAAAATCTTAGCCGTCAGAAGTCTAGCCATCTTTCGGTGTGAAATtctcttttactggtctgaattCTGTATTCTTACAGTCTTATTCCTTTTTTTCATGTGGTTGTGACATTCTTACTAATTCTGATGGTTGTTGGTCTTTCCCTTGCATGATTTATATTTTATGACTGTGGCTGTGAATATAGTTATCCAAGACCAATGTACTTCCACCCAGAATGAAAATGAGCCATAGATTGACATTGTGTTAAAAATTAAGCATAGTTTACTAATAGGAACCTGGTCAACTTTGGATTAGATGCATATATAATCCTGGCCAAAAGTTTTGGAATTGACACAAGTTTTGCTTTCACAAAATTTGCTGCCTAAGATTTAAATTATTCTAATTCCCATGTTTCAGaggtacactgaagaacaattatAAATATTAGAAAAGTTTTGAAGACTTTTATTGACAAATAGGTCACATTTATTTGATTGCTTTTACCTCTTCTTTTATCTGCTGTGGATCATGACATAACATTTCAACTGTATTCTATCAGCTTCATCTCAAACATTTAGCAGCTGTTTgttatttcttgtatttattatattacattctGTCTAAATGAGTATTTCTCATTTTGTGTTATTAGTACTGCACACTGAATTGCCCCTTTGGCAGACAATTAAATTTCTACTTGtcttgaaaaaataacaaaatcacaGATGCTTTCTAATCCACCTGTGTTGACTTGCCTGCTCTTGGGTCTCTCCTTCTGGAGGGGTAAAGTTTAGAAACGACTGACCAGCTGCCTTGGCCATCTCTTTCAAGTCCAGCATCCGCTTTCCCTCTGCTATGCCAAAGCTCTGGAAAGCAagacaatgagcctgtttatatgaccataaaaatccgataacagagtaatcatataataataattatcagatctgacgtgtttacatgcacttaagaaatgtaaACACGAAACATGAAagccctggtttagacactccaATCCATTATCGCACTTCTTTTGGAATATgtacatacatagtgatggtagaattaAACTTCCTGTCATTGTCTTTGAGTACATGacttccattttctatgattGTAATTGTGTttgcacatgcacagatgtaaaagaattaaataaatcagattaacctgtatacatgcaggaacaCATTGGAGTATAGGGGGGAAATCCAGCTACATTAATATGATTTCccataatcagattactactgttacttgataaaacatcagattatactgtttacatgattgcttgaataatctgataactccagaaatcagataatgatcggagtagtGGTGTGCAAACTGGCTGATTGACTAGATTTACACAGATTATGGTAAGAAATATGTATACTTTAAAGAAGAGGCAGTAACATGGCAGAGATGTGTCACTCACCTTCTCTTTCAGTAAAGGATCACTGGCCTTTTGTAAACCTAAACAACTACTGTTGTGTTTCATTATTGTGTCAGCAGtctggaagaaaacaaaacaccgTCAACTGAGATATGAACTACGGTACAAATCATTCCCTCTAGATTCTGATACAGTTTTCTACTATAGATGTACaggggtgaaaaaaaaatttctggtATTGTtgcattctccaaacccacatgaaGTGCACATGCTCTGTTTTGTCAAGGTcgaaactggatgtttcagcaagataatgaaacacatccagggtatgacatgttgaaactgtcaaggatttagttttgttattttttcttgttaataaaaaccaaaaaaaaatttccttttgaaacacaaaaaatatcttTCTGCAAATTTCATGATAAAATCTGAcaatgtgtaaaattttaagggtatccaaaaacttttttctcaCGACTGTATAATGAACTTCAATGGGGACGTGGCTGTTCTGTACCTCCTGGGCTCGCAACATATCACTGACAAAGACATGGCTGAATTTAACATCTTTGAGGTAGTGTCCTGCAGCCTTCGCCTGCTGCAGTCCGGTCTCAGACAACGGTGAGTCGATAGCCTGGCCTGAAGTGGAGGAAGAGAGAAACAGAAAAGAGAGCTTTTAGAGAGAAAAGAAGtcaatttacatttaaaaataaacttaatgtatttttaaaatcatttattaCCTTGTAGCAGGCCAAGTTTGTTGTACTGCGTTTCCCCACTGCAGGACATAAACAGTTTCTTAATATACATGTCAAAAGTGATTAACTGTGGtcaagttttttttaatctgagctgctgtatCCCTGTTACATTGAAATTATAGTGTTGTATGTGGGTGTAGGAAGTATGGCTGCAACACTTTAATTCAAACATGGCATCAAGGTCTTTtttgaaagacagaaaacagtgcAACTAAACAACACCTGATATtgcacatgtttaaccctttcatgcatagtggtcactacagtggacagctattctacatctgttctcttgtatattcatgggttttgttgtttttgttccatatcagccaacatagtggacgctcatgcaccatcccatacactgacattcacaccatcactgtaactttgctgttttgataaacctgatctgcagtgacatgtttgagtgtaaatcaatgctAGTAAAAATTGGGAATATNNNNNNNNNNNNNTGGATTGAACTTATTGCTGCTAAAGGTTGGTTCTACAAGTTAATGAGATGTGGTTAATTTTCCACTCATGAAatccattttaatttaatttatgttgaataaataaagacatggaatctgttgtgtgttgttttacacctgtggttagagttaaataattttagaacctagtatgatttttttttaatgtatcctGGTTCATAAAACCTTAGAATTAAAACAGGGTATACTTTCTCTTTCTCACAACTCTAAAATAATTGGTGGCTTATAGGACAGAAACTAGACGTAACAGGAACAGGTTGTTAAAGGAGACAAATGAAATTAATAATACATAGCTTTGAGCCATGTGTGAACTGCAACATCAAGTGCCTGTGGAGTTAGTATTAATCTAGATCTAACTTGAGGTCAAACGGACCCTTCACTAAGAGGATCTCAGCCGCTTCTGCAGCAGTTTTAATCCAAAGCACAACAGTTCTGTTTCCCCTTTGAAGTGTAGGCAAGATTTACATAGAAATTGAAGCGATTACAAGAGGTCAAAAACTCATCTTAGTTTGACTGATGCTTAGCTTTGCAGTATCAGTTTGACTGGCATCTTGGGATAAGCGGGAGGAAAAAGAATATTATAGTGGAGTAGTCCTGCTGATTGGTGCTTTACATTCAGGTCTTACATGCCTTCTCTGCATATATTGGATATTCCATCAAAACGCACATCTAGCAGGACCTGAATGCAAAGCGCGTCTCAGACAGTGTGCTGACCCTGCATGCTTTTCTTACTGATGAATATCATTATGTTGTTGTGTGGGTGGAACTAATAAATTCTACCTCAGCACCCAGAACACTTATTATATTCAGTCTAGTTAATATTAAGAAAGATTCAATTGTAAGACAGAACCTGAGGtcgtctgtgtgtggtgtgtgtgtttgtgtgtgtgttgtgtgtgtgtgtggatgaagTTTTGTGTCTAAAGATTTAATCTAGACCAGTTATCCAAAAGTGTGGGCTGTGTGAAGCCACTGCTGTTAGGACTGCATGAGGTCAcccacaataaataaattaaaagtttCTCATTTTCAGTTTTGTAGTTAAGTTTGAAATTACcataaaatttaacttttttttcccttctgagAGTAAAAGCTTTTTGTGCTGTTAAATGCCCAATATTACACAACACTGATATTtagggtgttttgtttttttctttgtgataATAATCGGCTGGAGATTGGGTTGCATTATATTATCCAGTCTCAAAACGGGTGTAATAACCC
It encodes:
- the LOC115421397 gene encoding LOW QUALITY PROTEIN: probable fructose-2,6-bisphosphatase TIGAR A (The sequence of the model RefSeq protein was modified relative to this genomic sequence to represent the inferred CDS: deleted 2 bases in 1 codon), giving the protein MYIKKLFMSCSGETQYNKLGLLQGQAIDSPLSETGLQQAKAAGHYLKDVKFSHVFVSDMLRAQETADTIMKHNSSCLGLQKASDPLLKEKSFGIAEGKRMLDLKEMAKAAGQSFLNFTPPEGETQEQVKERVKEFMEKMLQQIGEEHWDDNGEDETSRETIPGGNADDGVRGVLVHALVVTHGAYMVVAVKYFVEELHCPLPQGLDRARMFSLSPNTGLCRFILTITKEDGRFKLSGIHCVFMHRGDHVQQGEFK